The Clostridium septicum genome contains a region encoding:
- the fba gene encoding class II fructose-1,6-bisphosphate aldolase has protein sequence MLVSAKEMLNKAREGKYAVGQFNINNLEWTKAILLTAQENNSPVILGVSEGAGKYMCGYKTIVGMVNGMMEELKITVPVALHLDHGSYEGAKEAMAAGFSSIMFDGSHYAIDENIEKTTEMVKLTSEKGISLEAEVGSIGGEEDGVVGAGEIADAAECKAIADLGVTMLAAGIGNIHGQYPANWQGLSFDALAKINEATGTMPLVLHGGTGIPDDMIKKAISLGVSKINVNTECQLVFAEATRKYIEAGKDVQGKGFDPRKLLAPGTEAIKALVKEKMELFGSINQA, from the coding sequence ATGTTAGTTTCAGCAAAAGAAATGTTAAACAAAGCTAGAGAAGGTAAATATGCTGTTGGTCAATTCAACATTAATAATTTAGAATGGACTAAAGCTATCTTATTAACTGCTCAAGAAAATAACTCACCAGTTATCTTAGGAGTATCAGAAGGTGCTGGTAAATATATGTGTGGTTACAAAACTATAGTTGGAATGGTTAATGGAATGATGGAAGAATTAAAAATCACTGTTCCTGTTGCATTACACTTAGACCACGGTAGCTATGAAGGAGCTAAAGAAGCTATGGCAGCTGGATTCTCATCAATAATGTTTGATGGATCACACTATGCAATAGATGAAAATATAGAAAAAACAACTGAAATGGTTAAACTTACTTCTGAAAAAGGAATATCTTTAGAAGCTGAAGTTGGATCAATCGGTGGAGAAGAAGACGGAGTTGTAGGTGCTGGAGAAATTGCAGATGCTGCTGAATGTAAGGCTATAGCTGATCTAGGAGTTACTATGTTAGCTGCTGGTATCGGAAACATTCACGGACAATATCCTGCAAACTGGCAAGGACTTAGCTTCGATGCATTAGCTAAAATAAATGAAGCTACAGGAACTATGCCATTAGTATTACACGGTGGTACTGGAATCCCAGACGATATGATTAAGAAAGCTATATCATTAGGAGTTTCAAAAATCAACGTTAATACTGAATGTCAATTAGTATTTGCCGAAGCTACTAGAAAATACATAGAAGCTGGTAAAGACGTACAAGGTAAGGGATTTGACCCAAGAAAGCTATTAGCTCCAGGAACTGAAGCTATAAAAGCTCTTGTTAAAGAAAAAATGGAATTATTCGGATCAATTAACCAAGCTTAA
- a CDS encoding nucleoid-associated protein, with protein sequence MEYINDINIQEAVIHIIDSNGDEPILNEYTLDLNEDIYKFLYRHIEKCFKDEELKYAVFNPERNIVKELVQDYLNEIEGSEIIALSQELARQLFIIMKSNVNIPSCDLIVVSLITDQGPMIGILKMDYVKNFTHQVEFVENKIGIGIVPQSTGLPGSSQRIQKAAFIKPIREENKYDLMVIDKQRKSKDQDEYGANYFIANFLGCSLITNERDMTKTLLKAAETWTRSNVTEDADRAEKIRTTVKSKLKEEECINIDALSHELFREEPQIKENFSNFVKSHGLEDEVTVDKQWVEKKLKRVRLKIDKEIDLYIDEEAYHDSSKFEIQRNGDGSINMIIKHVVNYIEK encoded by the coding sequence ATGGAGTATATAAATGATATAAACATACAAGAAGCTGTAATACATATAATTGATTCGAATGGTGATGAACCTATTTTGAATGAATATACTCTTGATTTAAATGAAGACATTTATAAATTTTTATATAGGCATATAGAAAAGTGTTTTAAAGATGAAGAACTAAAGTATGCAGTATTCAATCCAGAAAGAAATATTGTTAAAGAATTAGTTCAAGATTATTTAAATGAGATAGAGGGAAGTGAGATAATAGCATTATCGCAGGAATTAGCAAGACAATTATTTATTATAATGAAAAGTAATGTTAATATACCTTCTTGTGATTTAATAGTTGTATCATTAATTACAGATCAAGGACCTATGATAGGAATACTTAAGATGGATTATGTTAAAAATTTTACTCATCAAGTAGAGTTTGTTGAAAATAAAATTGGAATAGGAATAGTACCACAGTCAACTGGTTTACCTGGAAGTAGTCAGAGAATACAAAAGGCTGCTTTTATTAAGCCAATTAGAGAAGAGAATAAATATGATTTAATGGTTATTGATAAACAAAGAAAGAGTAAAGATCAAGATGAATATGGAGCTAACTATTTTATAGCAAATTTCTTAGGGTGTTCGTTAATAACTAATGAGAGAGATATGACTAAAACCTTACTTAAAGCGGCAGAGACTTGGACTAGAAGTAATGTTACTGAGGATGCTGATAGAGCAGAGAAGATAAGAACCACTGTAAAAAGCAAATTAAAAGAAGAAGAATGTATAAACATAGATGCTTTATCTCATGAACTATTTAGAGAAGAGCCGCAAATAAAAGAGAATTTTTCAAATTTTGTTAAGAGTCATGGTTTAGAAGATGAAGTAACAGTAGATAAACAATGGGTAGAAAAGAAGCTTAAAAGAGTAAGACTTAAAATTGATAAAGAAATTGATTTATATATTGATGAAGAGGCTTATCATGACAGTTCCAAGTTTGAGATTCAAAGAAATGGTGATGGAAGTATTAACATGATAATAAAACATGTAGTAAATTATATAGAAAAATAG
- a CDS encoding 3D domain-containing protein has protein sequence MIKKTLLSFVVVALCFNISYTAVIKALSPETQAIEESKVKYQQLDESIISLNSDISKLNAEISEINAKLEKNNNETEETEIKIKLINSQIEDAKQDIKSKQIVLDSRLRSMYKSNMSTSILSYLIESKNIFDFFNRMESMGRIISLDKQMVNEIKEKQSFLVKSADELNKKQEELKILKISIEKDLAKVNEKQNSQQEKLSELNSQKDAVAETIEANELKLISHPLSIVNSDNSSVQDISDAISTLKALIPQLNTESVIDIANDGISTGNAKIEEINSANNSNANTNNNNSQNNNNLASKGTFTMEATAYSGGTVTAMGFKPVRDPNGISTVAVDPSVIPLGSKVFVSGYGYAIASDTGGAIKGNIIDLYFNSHEECMAFGRQNVTVSLIAYPGEW, from the coding sequence TTGATTAAAAAAACTCTATTGTCTTTTGTTGTAGTAGCTTTATGTTTTAATATAAGTTATACAGCTGTGATAAAAGCTTTGTCACCTGAAACACAAGCTATTGAAGAAAGTAAAGTTAAATACCAACAATTAGATGAAAGTATAATATCATTAAATTCAGATATAAGTAAGTTAAATGCTGAAATATCCGAAATAAATGCTAAGCTTGAAAAAAATAATAATGAAACTGAGGAAACAGAGATTAAAATAAAACTTATTAACTCTCAAATTGAGGATGCTAAACAAGATATAAAATCTAAGCAAATTGTTTTAGATAGTAGATTGCGTAGTATGTATAAAAGTAATATGTCTACCAGTATACTTTCTTATCTAATAGAATCTAAAAACATATTTGACTTTTTTAATAGAATGGAATCTATGGGAAGAATAATTTCATTGGACAAGCAAATGGTTAATGAAATTAAAGAAAAGCAAAGCTTTTTAGTAAAAAGTGCCGATGAATTAAATAAAAAGCAAGAAGAATTAAAAATTCTAAAAATATCAATTGAAAAAGATTTGGCTAAAGTAAATGAAAAACAAAATAGCCAACAAGAAAAATTATCAGAACTTAATAGTCAAAAAGATGCTGTAGCCGAAACTATTGAGGCTAACGAATTAAAACTTATTTCACATCCTCTATCTATTGTTAATTCTGATAATTCTAGTGTACAAGATATCTCTGATGCTATAAGTACATTAAAAGCATTAATTCCTCAATTAAATACTGAATCAGTTATTGATATAGCTAATGATGGTATTTCAACTGGTAATGCTAAAATAGAAGAAATTAATTCAGCTAACAATTCAAATGCTAACACAAATAATAATAATTCTCAAAATAATAATAACTTAGCATCTAAAGGTACATTTACTATGGAAGCTACTGCTTATAGTGGTGGAACTGTAACTGCAATGGGCTTTAAACCTGTTAGAGATCCTAATGGAATAAGTACAGTTGCTGTAGATCCTTCCGTAATACCTCTTGGTTCAAAAGTTTTTGTATCTGGTTATGGATATGCAATAGCTTCTGATACTGGTGGGGCTATAAAAGGAAATATAATTGATTTATACTTTAATTCCCATGAAGAGTGTATGGCTTTTGGAAGACAAAATGTAACAGTGAGTTTAATAGCCTATCCTGGTGAATGGTAA
- the argH gene encoding argininosuccinate lyase, protein MKLWGGRFKKRVNELVNDFNSSIRIDSKMYKEDIKGSLAHVKMLAKQNIISKNDSEKIIQGLYSILEGLENEVIKIDETSEDIHSFIESTLTYCIGDEGKKLHTGRSRNDQVTLDTKLYLKNYLKSLSLDILDFQTIIYEKAKDNVKTIMPGYTHMQKAQPITLAHHLLAYSEMLKRDLGRILDCYKRLDEMPLGSGALATSTYPIDRNFVANELGFSKVTLNSLDSVSDRDYAIETLSTLSIIMMHLSRFSEEIILWCTNEFNFVELSDEYSTGSSIMPQKKNPDVAELVRGKTGRVYGDLITLLTVMNGIPLAYNKDMQEDKEALFDGLDTVTLSLKTFAAMIKTMKVNKNVMKKSAALGFTNATDVADYLVKKGIAFRNAHEIVGEIVLYCIKENKEIEELPLETLKNFSPIFSKDVYKTIDLITCVEDRKVFGGPSFISVTIQLNFLKDFIEKFQKEIKYLK, encoded by the coding sequence ATGAAACTTTGGGGAGGAAGATTTAAAAAAAGAGTTAATGAACTTGTAAATGACTTTAACTCATCTATTAGAATAGATTCAAAAATGTATAAAGAAGATATTAAAGGTAGCCTTGCACATGTAAAAATGCTTGCTAAGCAAAATATTATTTCTAAAAATGATAGTGAAAAGATAATACAAGGTCTATATTCAATTTTAGAAGGATTAGAAAATGAAGTTATAAAAATAGATGAAACTTCTGAAGATATACACAGCTTTATTGAAAGCACATTAACCTATTGCATTGGAGATGAAGGTAAAAAACTTCATACTGGTAGAAGTAGAAATGATCAAGTTACCTTAGACACAAAGTTATATTTGAAAAACTATTTAAAAAGTCTATCTTTAGATATATTAGATTTTCAAACTATTATTTATGAAAAAGCTAAGGATAATGTAAAAACTATAATGCCAGGATATACCCATATGCAAAAAGCTCAACCTATAACTTTGGCTCATCATCTTTTAGCTTATTCAGAAATGCTTAAAAGAGATCTTGGTAGAATTTTAGATTGTTATAAAAGATTAGATGAAATGCCTCTTGGTAGTGGTGCACTTGCAACCTCTACTTATCCAATAGATAGAAATTTCGTAGCTAATGAGCTTGGATTTTCTAAAGTAACTTTAAATAGTCTAGACTCTGTATCAGATAGAGATTATGCTATAGAAACGCTTTCTACTTTATCTATTATAATGATGCATTTATCAAGGTTTTCCGAGGAAATAATTCTTTGGTGCACAAATGAATTTAACTTTGTAGAATTATCTGATGAATATAGTACTGGTAGCTCTATAATGCCTCAAAAGAAAAATCCTGATGTTGCAGAACTTGTTAGAGGAAAAACCGGAAGAGTTTATGGCGATTTAATTACTTTACTTACTGTAATGAATGGAATTCCTTTAGCTTATAACAAAGATATGCAAGAAGATAAAGAAGCTTTATTTGATGGCTTAGATACTGTAACTCTTTCACTTAAAACTTTTGCTGCAATGATTAAAACCATGAAAGTAAATAAAAATGTAATGAAAAAAAGTGCTGCTCTAGGTTTTACAAATGCTACTGATGTAGCTGATTACTTAGTAAAAAAAGGAATTGCATTTAGAAATGCACATGAGATAGTAGGTGAAATAGTGCTTTATTGTATTAAAGAAAATAAAGAGATTGAAGAATTGCCTTTGGAAACCCTTAAAAACTTTTCTCCTATTTTTAGTAAAGATGTATATAAAACTATAGATTTAATTACTTGTGTTGAAGATAGAAAAGTATTTGGTGGACCAAGTTTTATTTCTGTAACTATACAACTTAATTTCTTAAAAGATTTTATAGAAAAATTTCAGAAAGAAATTAAATATTTAAAGTAA
- a CDS encoding argininosuccinate synthase — protein MKKFKKVVLAYSGGLDTSIIISWLKENYGCDVIAVVGNVGQKDELTGLEAKALMTGASKCYIEDLTNEFVYDYVFPTIQSNAVYEGKYLLGTSFARPIIAKRIVEIAKSEGADAICHGCTGKGNDQVRFELAIKAFAPDMKIIAPWRIWNIKSREEEIQYALDKNIPISISYETNYSKDKNLWHLSHEGLDLEFPENEPNYEKILEMSNTLENAPNIPTYITLSFEKGIPVALNGKKLDGVTLIEKLNKIGGENAIGIVDMVENRLVGMKSRGVYETPGGSILYKAHKDLEELCLDKETAHYKQIIALKFADIVYNGQWYTPLRESLSAFISKTQENVTGEIKLKLYKGNIVNAGMTSPYSLYSEEYATFGKDDVYNQNDSAGFINLFGLPIAVKAKMDSVLKNGVK, from the coding sequence ATGAAAAAATTTAAAAAAGTTGTTTTAGCCTATTCTGGAGGTCTTGATACATCTATAATAATTTCTTGGCTTAAAGAAAATTATGGATGTGATGTTATAGCTGTTGTAGGTAATGTAGGGCAAAAAGATGAGCTTACTGGTTTAGAAGCAAAAGCTCTTATGACTGGTGCTTCTAAATGTTATATAGAAGATTTAACTAATGAATTTGTGTATGATTATGTATTTCCAACTATTCAATCTAATGCTGTTTATGAAGGAAAATATCTATTAGGTACATCTTTTGCTAGACCTATTATAGCGAAAAGAATAGTTGAAATTGCTAAATCTGAAGGAGCTGATGCAATTTGTCACGGTTGTACGGGTAAAGGTAATGATCAAGTAAGATTTGAACTTGCAATAAAAGCTTTTGCACCAGACATGAAAATAATAGCTCCTTGGAGAATATGGAACATAAAATCTAGAGAAGAGGAAATTCAATATGCTCTAGATAAAAATATTCCAATTTCTATTAGCTACGAAACAAACTATAGTAAAGATAAAAATTTATGGCACTTAAGTCATGAAGGTTTAGATCTTGAATTTCCTGAAAATGAACCTAATTATGAAAAAATTCTTGAAATGTCTAATACTTTAGAAAATGCGCCTAATATACCAACATATATAACCCTTAGCTTTGAAAAAGGTATTCCTGTTGCCTTAAATGGTAAAAAGTTAGATGGAGTTACTTTAATTGAAAAACTTAATAAAATTGGTGGAGAAAATGCAATAGGTATAGTTGATATGGTTGAAAACAGACTTGTTGGAATGAAATCTAGAGGTGTTTATGAAACTCCTGGAGGAAGTATTTTATATAAAGCCCATAAAGATTTAGAAGAATTATGCTTAGATAAAGAAACTGCTCATTATAAACAAATCATTGCATTAAAATTTGCTGATATTGTATATAATGGTCAATGGTACACTCCTCTTCGCGAATCTCTTTCAGCTTTTATTTCTAAAACTCAAGAAAATGTTACTGGTGAAATTAAACTTAAATTATATAAAGGAAATATAGTTAATGCAGGTATGACTTCACCATATTCACTATATAGTGAAGAATATGCAACTTTTGGAAAAGATGACGTGTACAATCAAAATGATTCTGCTGGATTTATAAACCTATTTGGCTTACCTATTGCAGTTAAAGCTAAAATGGATTCAGTATTAAAAAATGGAGTGAAATAA
- a CDS encoding methyl-accepting chemotaxis protein: MKILKDLKISTKLIVSFLVSGILMVVIAVIATFSLNKIGESATALYDDNVIGISCIQTIDKNTFNIYSDMKLMMYINDKNTLSELTKEIEKLTNEDIKLMEQYKDGITKEEDRKLFNELAKNLAAYRQQRAKYVSLILDGKNAEAVKYFDEFAGIREEVRANLDELHNLNNSWAKERLEDNGRIFSSSVKSTIVIMIFAIIILIVSSILIMNAIVEPIKKIGELAYRLSEYDFSKPLVIDSKDEFGKVSYALNLAQDNVSALIKNVINSTQDMSASSEELSATVEEMTSKLEMINESTKEIGSGVQETSATAEELSSSIQEVDSNVSILSNKAVDGSTNAISIQERADKIEKDSKKAYDNTKELYVNMEKAILDDIEKGKVVDNISVMADTISSIADQTNLLALNAAIEAARAGEQGKGFAVVAEEVRKLAEQSSVAVENVKTTTEKVQAAFKSLSKNSNELLKFMNIEVTGQFETFLGVGEQYNNDGRFVNEMSRELAAMTEEISATINQVSEAVQNMAEMAENSSENLTGIQESVNESTQAMEQVANAAQEQAELAQSLNEMVIKFRV; this comes from the coding sequence ATGAAAATTTTAAAAGATTTAAAGATATCTACAAAATTAATAGTTAGCTTTTTAGTATCTGGTATTTTAATGGTTGTTATAGCAGTGATAGCAACATTTAGTTTAAATAAAATCGGAGAATCGGCAACAGCATTATATGATGATAATGTGATAGGTATTTCATGTATTCAAACAATAGATAAAAATACATTTAACATATATTCAGATATGAAACTTATGATGTATATTAATGATAAGAATACATTATCAGAATTAACAAAAGAAATTGAAAAACTTACAAATGAAGATATTAAATTAATGGAACAGTATAAGGACGGAATTACTAAAGAGGAGGATAGAAAGCTTTTTAATGAGTTGGCAAAAAATTTAGCAGCATATAGGCAGCAAAGAGCAAAATATGTAAGTCTAATTCTTGATGGAAAAAATGCAGAAGCAGTTAAATATTTTGATGAGTTTGCAGGAATAAGAGAAGAAGTAAGAGCTAATTTAGATGAATTACATAATTTAAATAATTCTTGGGCTAAAGAAAGATTAGAAGATAATGGAAGGATTTTTTCTTCATCAGTTAAATCTACAATTGTAATAATGATATTTGCAATTATTATTTTAATAGTAAGTTCAATTTTAATAATGAATGCTATAGTAGAGCCAATTAAGAAAATAGGAGAGTTAGCATATAGGTTATCTGAATATGACTTCTCTAAACCATTGGTAATTGATAGTAAGGATGAATTTGGAAAAGTTAGTTATGCTTTAAATTTAGCACAAGATAATGTAAGTGCATTAATAAAGAATGTTATAAATAGTACTCAAGATATGAGTGCATCCAGTGAAGAATTATCAGCTACAGTAGAAGAAATGACTTCAAAGCTGGAAATGATAAATGAATCTACAAAGGAAATTGGTTCAGGTGTTCAAGAAACAAGTGCAACAGCTGAAGAATTATCATCATCTATTCAAGAGGTAGACTCAAATGTTTCAATATTATCTAATAAAGCTGTTGATGGAAGTACTAATGCAATAAGTATTCAAGAAAGAGCTGATAAAATAGAAAAAGATAGTAAAAAAGCTTATGATAATACAAAAGAATTATATGTAAATATGGAAAAGGCTATATTAGATGATATAGAGAAAGGTAAAGTTGTTGATAATATTAGTGTTATGGCAGATACAATATCATCTATAGCAGATCAGACAAATTTATTAGCACTTAATGCAGCAATAGAAGCAGCTAGAGCAGGTGAGCAAGGAAAAGGATTTGCAGTTGTAGCAGAAGAAGTTAGAAAACTTGCAGAACAATCATCAGTTGCTGTTGAAAATGTAAAGACAACAACAGAGAAGGTTCAAGCTGCATTTAAGAGTTTATCAAAAAATAGTAATGAGCTTCTAAAATTTATGAATATTGAAGTAACAGGACAATTTGAAACTTTCTTAGGGGTAGGAGAGCAATATAATAATGATGGTAGATTCGTAAATGAAATGTCTAGAGAGTTAGCAGCTATGACTGAAGAAATATCAGCAACTATAAATCAGGTAAGTGAAGCAGTTCAAAATATGGCTGAAATGGCAGAAAATTCTTCAGAAAATTTAACTGGAATTCAGGAAAGTGTAAATGAATCTACACAAGCCATGGAACAAGTGGCAAATGCTGCACAAGAACAAGCTGAATTAGCACAATCATTAAATGAGATGGTTATAAAATTTAGAGTTTAA
- a CDS encoding thioester domain-containing protein, producing the protein MKYKKSFKLLLMMFILSTIVCTSVKAYTIYTVDEKVTIETENRNLYKVSYENFYLKAKKIIPNNTAEVGYCIDIEKTYPSGEVFSKIDKIDTRATGVLAAGYPNKTKEELGLDNNDEAYFATQIALWSAIEGYDVYKITGDNPKIITAIRNIYNNGINNIVGKNNYESRVYYVNDNIQKVILLSRKQVIEEPPTSEGNQPPTPEENPPIMGK; encoded by the coding sequence ATGAAATATAAAAAAAGTTTTAAATTATTATTAATGATGTTTATTCTTAGTACAATAGTATGTACTAGTGTTAAAGCGTACACAATTTATACAGTAGATGAAAAGGTAACTATAGAAACAGAAAATCGTAACTTATATAAAGTAAGTTATGAAAATTTTTACTTAAAGGCTAAAAAAATAATTCCTAATAACACTGCCGAAGTTGGTTATTGCATAGATATAGAAAAAACATATCCAAGTGGTGAAGTATTTTCAAAAATAGATAAAATTGATACTAGAGCTACTGGAGTCTTAGCAGCTGGATATCCAAATAAAACAAAAGAGGAATTAGGTTTAGATAATAATGATGAAGCATATTTTGCTACTCAAATTGCATTATGGAGTGCTATTGAAGGATATGATGTATATAAAATAACTGGAGATAATCCCAAAATAATAACAGCTATAAGAAATATATATAATAATGGTATAAATAATATTGTAGGCAAGAATAATTATGAAAGTAGAGTATATTATGTAAATGATAATATACAGAAAGTAATATTACTTTCTAGAAAACAGGTTATAGAAGAACCACCAACATCAGAAGGAAATCAACCACCAACACCAGAAGAAAATCCACCTATTATGGGGAAATAG
- a CDS encoding phosphatase PAP2 family protein, translated as MLELIQSIDINILNVIRENLTNPYMDKFMILISSLGNLGAIWIVLGILLICIKKYRKVGVILLVSLIITSIIGEGIIKNIVQRQRPFLLCPNINLIIKAPISYSFPSGHTASSFVAAFVLGNYFKDKRYIFLIFAALMGFSRMYLFVHYPSDVVAGIILGFIGYKLTNIFSEKIFN; from the coding sequence ATGTTAGAATTAATACAAAGCATAGATATAAATATATTAAATGTAATAAGAGAAAATTTAACTAATCCATATATGGATAAATTTATGATTTTAATATCATCATTGGGGAATCTAGGGGCCATATGGATAGTATTAGGTATATTATTAATATGTATCAAAAAATATAGAAAAGTTGGCGTTATTTTATTAGTATCACTAATTATAACCAGTATAATTGGAGAAGGAATTATTAAAAATATAGTCCAAAGACAAAGACCTTTTTTATTATGTCCTAATATTAATCTTATAATTAAAGCACCTATATCTTATTCTTTTCCATCAGGACATACGGCCTCTTCTTTTGTAGCAGCCTTTGTATTAGGAAACTACTTTAAAGATAAAAGATATATTTTTTTAATCTTTGCGGCTTTAATGGGATTTTCAAGAATGTATTTATTTGTTCATTATCCGTCAGATGTTGTAGCTGGAATTATATTAGGCTTTATTGGATATAAGCTAACAAATATTTTTAGCGAGAAAATCTTTAATTAA
- the malQ gene encoding 4-alpha-glucanotransferase — protein sequence MGANMKRSSGILMHISSLPGDYGIGTLGVEAYKFVDFLKKSGQRYWQILPLGQTGYGDSPYQCVSAFAGNPYFIDFDLLKEDGLLKEEDYKNEYFGKDNNCIDYGTLFINKTKVLKKAYKNYNLISEKINEFRNSNKYWLENYTLYMAVKEHFNLISWQNWDENIRLRKDESIEKYKKELKDDIKYWEFIQYIFFKQWNSLKKYANDSGIKIIGDIPIYVAVDSADIWSNPKYFKVDKNMIPTKVAGCPPDLFSETGQLWGNPIYNWELMEQDGYKWWIKRIEDSFKIYDVVRIDHFRGFESYWEVPYGEKTAINGRWVKGPGIKLFHTIKRELGEVNIIAEDLGLLTDEVVKFRNQTGFPGMKVLQFAFGGGDVYLPHNYEKNCVVYTGTHDNDTICGWYNETATEEEVEFANKYLALNYKEGIAFGFIRGIFSSVGNLAIATMQDFLSLGNEARMNFPSTLGGNWKWRIRKYELTDELSQKILELTKRYGRE from the coding sequence GTGGGGGCAAATATGAAAAGAAGTAGTGGGATTTTAATGCATATTTCATCTTTACCAGGAGATTATGGAATTGGAACATTAGGGGTAGAAGCATATAAGTTCGTAGATTTTTTAAAAAAAAGTGGACAAAGATATTGGCAAATACTACCGTTAGGTCAAACGGGATATGGTGATTCACCTTATCAGTGCGTTTCAGCCTTTGCGGGGAATCCCTATTTTATAGATTTTGATCTTTTAAAGGAAGATGGCTTGTTAAAAGAAGAAGATTATAAAAATGAATATTTTGGTAAAGATAATAATTGCATAGATTATGGAACTTTATTTATAAATAAAACCAAGGTACTTAAGAAGGCTTATAAAAATTATAATTTAATATCAGAAAAAATAAATGAGTTTAGAAATTCTAATAAGTATTGGTTAGAGAATTATACATTATATATGGCAGTTAAGGAACATTTTAACTTGATTAGTTGGCAAAATTGGGATGAAAATATTAGATTAAGAAAAGATGAATCCATAGAAAAATATAAAAAGGAATTGAAGGATGATATTAAATATTGGGAATTTATACAGTATATATTTTTTAAACAATGGAATTCATTAAAGAAATATGCAAATGATTCAGGTATAAAGATAATTGGTGATATTCCAATATATGTTGCAGTAGATAGTGCAGATATTTGGAGTAATCCTAAATACTTTAAAGTGGATAAAAATATGATTCCAACAAAAGTTGCTGGATGCCCTCCAGACCTATTTTCAGAAACTGGCCAACTTTGGGGAAATCCAATTTATAATTGGGAGTTAATGGAGCAAGACGGGTATAAATGGTGGATAAAACGAATAGAGGATAGTTTTAAAATATATGATGTTGTAAGAATAGATCATTTTAGAGGTTTTGAATCTTATTGGGAAGTTCCATATGGAGAAAAAACCGCCATAAATGGAAGATGGGTTAAAGGACCTGGAATTAAGTTGTTTCATACTATTAAAAGAGAATTAGGTGAAGTAAACATTATAGCTGAGGATTTAGGGTTACTTACAGATGAGGTTGTAAAATTTAGAAATCAGACAGGCTTTCCAGGAATGAAGGTGTTACAATTCGCTTTTGGAGGAGGCGATGTTTACTTACCTCATAATTATGAAAAAAATTGTGTAGTTTATACAGGTACTCACGATAATGATACAATTTGTGGATGGTATAATGAAACTGCCACGGAAGAAGAAGTAGAATTTGCTAATAAATATTTAGCTTTGAATTACAAAGAGGGAATAGCTTTTGGATTTATAAGGGGGATCTTTAGTAGTGTTGGAAATTTAGCAATAGCTACAATGCAAGATTTTTTAAGTCTAGGAAATGAAGCAAGAATGAATTTCCCATCTACTTTAGGAGGTAATTGGAAGTGGAGGATAAGAAAATATGAGTTAACTGATGAGTTATCACAGAAGATACTTGAATTAACAAAAAGGTATGGTAGAGAATAA